In Runella sp. SP2, the genomic window AATACCACGAGGGTTGTCAACAGTAGCATATACGGTGTGGGAATCTACTTTGCCGTCGTTGTTGGAGTCCACCAATCGAACGATACGACCGTTACCAGGTTTTTTTCCTAATGAACCAATCATGTCCACGCCAACGTAAACTTCGCCCGTAGGTGCTACGGCCAAACAAGCTGGACTAGGAGTGAGGTCGGCGCCTGCAAAGTGACTAATAGCCAGTTCGGCAGGCCAACTGCTGGCATTGGGAAGTGAGTCAGCGGGTGTGACGGTAACGCTTGTTAAACTGTTGGAGTTTTGGTTCCAAAAAGAGGTAAAATTGAAAAGAATAAGTAGAAAGACGGATAACGTCGCGAAGTAAATCTTGGACATTGTGGGTGTAAATTGAGTGGATTGGAAATGGATAAAATACAAAAAGGCGCAATTTACGCCTTTTTTACTTTAACCGTGCGGGTGGATTCTCAAAACCACCCCGTCGTAGAAATATTGCTTGTTGCGTTTGTTTTTTGAGGTTTTGAGAAACCTCAGGCACGGCGGTGTGCGGTGGATTCTCAAAACCACCCGCGTTAGTAAATATTGCTTGTTGCGTTTGTTTTTTGAGGTTTTGAGAAACCTCAGGCACGGCGGTGTGCGGGTGGTTTCTCAAAACCACCCCGTCGTAGAAATATTGCTTGTTGCGTTTGTTTTCTGAGGTTTTGAGAAACCTCAGGCACGGCGGTGTGCGAGTGGTTTCTCAAAACCACCCGCGTTGGTAAATATTGCTTGTTGCGTTTGTTTTTTGAGGTTTTGAGAAACCTCAGGCACGGGATGGTGTGCGGGTGGTTTCTCAAAACCACCCGTATTCTTGCAATGATAAGTGTTCAAACAAATTACAAGCCCGTCGATACGAATATACCAAAATGGAAAGATTGGTTGGGTTTGGTAGGGTCTTTGTCCAACAAAAATGAATTCCGAAGCCCAATGCTGATAGGTAAGATATTCAAAAAAGTATTGTCCAAAATAAGTTCCGCTCCAGCTGAACGGTAGGTCGTTTTGGCTTTTGCTGTAAGTCGTTCGGTGATAGCGTAATCGTAAAAAAGATTGGCCCTTATTCGCTTAAAATATGTAATTCCGAACAAACCTGCATCGGGGTAAAAAAGCGGCAAACCATAATCGACCGTTAGGCTCGTTACTTGGTCGTTGGCAGGGGCGTTGTAGCCGCGTGGATAGACAAATGTATCGGAGAATTGGTAAGAATTACTCAAAAGTTCTTTCTGGAAAGCCCCTTTAGCCTGAATGGCGTGATTTTTACCAATACCAGGGAGATAGACCGTACTAGAAGCAACGGTTTTGGAATTGTCGTCACCGTTTAGGGTAGAAATGCTGGCCAATTGAAGGGCAAAACCAAGCCTCGGCCCAACATTTTGATAGGCCCTACGACGTACTGTACTAAAGGTCAGTCCCACGTTACTGCTCAAAAACGAGTTGTCGGGCTTACTGGCGACGTTATCAATGGTAAAATTGGTCAAATTTCGCTGCGTGATGGTGACATACGGCAACAGCGACGTAGAGAAATTGCCTTTGAGCCAGCGGAGAGGAATGCCTACTTGGGCTGACAGGTCTAATTCATTAAACTGTTGACTGACTACTTGATTGTTTTGTAAAACGGCGGTGCTGCGTTGGCCATACTCCGTCATAAAGGTAAGGTCAGGGTAGAAACGGGCAATTTTTAGCAAGGCATTAAACGAATTACTTCCCGCTTCGTTAAAGTTGGCACTTCCCCCAAAACTTAGTGAAACATCGTTAAGGAAATTGTCGAATTGGACGCTTAAAGACGGATTGCTTGGCGATGGAATAATGTTCCAACTGTGCAATTTTAAGCCTTTGAATAGCCCTCGGTAAGATTTGACGCCGTATTCTTGAGTAGGTAGTTTTTCAAAAATTGAGCCTCCTTCTTCGGGGAAATTAGAGGCTTTAAAAATGGGCAATTCAAAAGGTTCTTTCACCACAAATTCGGCAGGGTTGCTGGCGTCAAGTGATTGTTTTGAAATGACATAACCCATGTTGGTAAACTCTGTAAAATAAAGTGTTTTGCCATCTTTGCTTACTTCTGGCTCAAAAGCAGCTACGGGAACGGAGGTGACTTTTGAGATTTTTTTGCTCCCCGCTAAATCAGTACAATAGATGTTGTCGATGGTCGAAAACGAGGCATTGAAATAGACTTTATCGTTGGAAATTACTGGCGATTCAATCGTATGGTGCGTCCAAGGCGTTAAAAGTGTAATTCCTTTTTCATTGACGTTAATTTTGGCAAGTGCCAATTGACTTTGGTGTTTGGCAATGCTAATCAGGGCGTCACCGTTTTCAGTCCATGCCAGCCGAGAAAAGAAATAATCATCAGGGTTATTGATTGTTTCTAGTAATTTTCCCGAAACTGCATCTAACAAGTGAATTTCATTTTTTAACATAGGTGAGACATACACTGCCGCTATTTTACGGCCATCTGGCGAAGCAACAGGGGAGAAATAGCGGGTTTTGTGGGTAAGTTGTCTTTTTTGTTGAGTCTGTAAATCAAACAGATAGATGTTGGTGAAATCCTGATAGCCGCGACGAGGGTTGCGCGATAATTCAGCCCAGGCGACGATGTTTCCGTTCAGGCTAAAGAAGTCGTCGTTGTTATAGCCGATGGTTGTTAGTACTTTTTCATTGCCGTTTTCGAGCTGGACGAGTTGGTCGGTTTGTTTGTAACTGCTTTTACGCGCAACGAGAATGTCATTTTTCCAAGCCCTTGGATAACGATAATCGGTCACAGTTCGCTTGTTTTTTTGGATGACAGCTTGCGTCGGAATCAGCGTAGTAGCATCGAGGCGTTCTTGCCACGCTTGCTTATTTTCTTTCCAAGCAAGTTTGTACAAATTGGTTGAATTATAGCCCAGGTTCCGCTTGAGCGCTCTCGAAAATGGATACACAATTCCTTTGTAGCGAGCAGCTTCGGCGTGGATTTTGGCCGTAATGTCGTTTCCTTTCAATTGACGAGCTTGGGTAAGCATTAAGTAGCCAAGTCGATAATGGTCTGGCACGAGACTGCGAAAAGAACCATTTCGGTTTTTTTGGTAGGAATAATTTATTCCGACGTTGGCCAATGAACGTTGCTCAAGGGTAAAAAAACTGGTTCTTCCACGCCCGTTTTTACTAAGGGCAGTTTCAGAAATAACGGCATCACCTTCGCTGTACCAATTTGGGATACTCAAGGCGCTCAACAAAGACCAAAGTCCTTGACCTTGAAGAATCGAACCCAGTTTTGTAACACCTCGTCGCGAATTGAGGGTTTGAAGCACGTGGCGGTATTCGTGAACAGACAAAACATCCAGCCAATTTTGGCTTCCCAAAAGAAGATTGGATGCGGGAGGGGTACAAAAAAATTCAGAACGAAACGGGGCAAGGGCTACGTATCCGTTGGGGTTGACGGTTTGGGTTTGCAAGACAATGTTAATGCGTCCTTTTTTGTCGCCGATGGAACGACGATTATTGAGGTCAATAAAATTTACCACGTTGGCTACGCGCTGTGCTTGTGGTTCGATGCCTTTGGGAAAAATAATGTTGGCTGAGGGAGATGAAAGCACTTGCCATTGCTGACCTGTAACATGGCCCCCAAATTGGTCTTGGGCAAAAACATAGCACCCAGAAAGACTGAACAAAAGTGCAGAATAGAATTTTTTACATTTCATAGAGGGAATTGTTGGACAGTAAATATAAATAGGTTGTGAAGTAACTTGACGTACAGGGCACTGGCAGGTCACAACGTAATCTAATAGTATATTATATGAAGGAAAAAAGCTAAGACTATCTCCAAAAACAAGACTAAGGCTGAACGAATCTTGTTTTTAGGATGGAAGTGTGGTGCTTATTTTTGGTATAATTATACCAAAAACAAGTTTAAAAAAAGATGAAATAGAAACAGTCATGTCCAAAAGAGAGAACCAAATGGTTATTTGTTTAACTGTATTGATTACTCAAATTTGGGTTAATCTTCTTCATCCTTTAACTGCCTGTATTGGTATATGTATATAAAATGGCACTTGCGCCAAAGCAAATCACCATTAAGATACGTGGGAAGTTCCATTCTACCAGAAAGCCAGCCAATATGCTGACAAGAGTAGCAAAGCCCATACCAATGGCTGCGATTTTAGACCATCTACGGCGTTTGTCTAATTCCATTTTTTAAGAAGTGAAGAAGTGTTGAAGTAAAAATGGTTGATTTCTCAAGGTTGGATAAATGCCCTGAGTTTTTAACGACAAAGGTAGAAGAATTCGGGATACGCTCGGCCATCACTTTCGCCATCCGATGAAACGTTTCCTCTTCTTTACTTCCTGTCAAAATAAGGGTTTGGGCTTGAATGAGCGGAAGTAATTCTAGGGTATGAGGGGGGCCAAAGTACGGGTTGATACGGGGATTGATGAGGTGGTCACCGTGGTAGTCGGCGGTCATTTCACTCAGTCGAATGACCGCGCGGTCTTCGGCCGCGTACAAACGCGTGAAAGGCGAACGAAGCCAAAACTCTTGCTGCTCGTCGTGCCAACCTTGCTGAGAAATAATGCCAACGGCTTTGTGAAGCGACGCCGATAATTCGGGGGTATATTCCTCAAAACCATCAAGCTCGGTATTAGCAGCAACGATTTTAAGGACACGTTGAGGATAACGAGCCGCAAAATGAAGCGCAATGTTAGCGCCCATTCCTGCCCCAACAAGGTGCGTTTGCGTTATACCCAATGAATCTAGTAATGCCTTGAGGTCGTCGGTGGGGTCGTGGGGGTCGCGTGCGCGGGCTGATTGTCCAAACCCACGCACGTCGTATCGAATAACTCGGTATCGTTTATTTAATTTTGACCATTGGCTATCCCACTGTCGGTTGTCGAGGGCAAATCCATGAATCAAGACTACTGTTTCGCCTTTTCCCGCCGCTTCATAATACAGCCGAGTGTCATTGACTGCCAATTTACCCGAGACAATTTTAGATTGGGCAAGGGCAACTACGCTGCTACATAGCAGCCAACACAGCAAAGCCAACAAAGAATGTCGTGAATGATGGGTTGGATACATAATTGGCTAAGGCATATCGACTTAGTACATGTCATTGAAGTCGGTAATACCACCTGAGCGGTAATAGTCGTCTTCGTCGTTACGGCTTTGTTTGCCCAAGCCTTTGTAAGTAAGTGCTTTTTTGAGAATCGAGATTTGGCCCGCGTGGTACAAATCATGCTGTAAAATTCCGTGAAGCATGGTATAATAATCGTACTCCCGTCCTGGTACGATTTCCTCTAAAAATTCGTCATCTTCCCGCTTTTCAAGCTCCGCAATAAGCTCTTCTTGGCTCAAACTAAGTTCCATTTGGAGTGCTTCCCATTCAAATTCATCAAACATCGGGAACGTCTTCCAGTCGCGTGATTTTGTTACTTCATACTCACCGTCACCTTGTAATCGTTTGATGACAAAGATGCGCCAGGTGGTCATGTGATAAAGAAGTTCGGCGATACAATGGGTATTCGGCATGATTTTTTCGGCAGCCATTTCCCACGATACATCGCTCAATACTTCTACCACCGATGGCCCATGCCATGCCCCTTCACTTTCGTAGATTAGATTAAATTGGTCAATAATGCGTAATAACTCTTCTTTTGCGTCCATTGTGATGTTATAAGACAATCTTTGTTAAACTCCAAAGGTACTCAATTCTTGTTTTGTTCGGTAAACTTGCGACTGTTTTCGTAGAAAAACCAAAGTGAACGTGTACTTTTGCACTGTAGATTCTATTGGCAGCCTCGTTCATTTGTTCAAATTGACTCATTATCATGTCTCGTAATTTTCAAATTGGCTTGTTTGTTACCGTTACGGTAATCATCACATCATTCTCCTTTTATTTTTGGCAATTGGCCAAAACGCCCAACTTTCAACAAGGGAAAGACAAAGACTTTGCCCTGTTGATACCTGCGGGGGCTACCTACGAAACGGTGCTCGATTCGCTCAAAAAAAACGACGTATTAAATGACCAGATGTCGTTTCGTTTTTTGGCTAAATTGCTAGATTTACCCAAAAAAGTAAAACCTGGACGGTATGTTCTAACCCGTAAAATGGGGAACTTAGAAGCCATCCAAAAACTTCGCAATGGCAGTCAAGATGCTGTTCGCTTGACCTTCAATAATATTCGACTTAAGGAGGATTTGGTGAAGCGAATTGGAGCAAAATTTGCGTTTGGCGCAGATACTTTAGGCCGATTGTTGAACGACCCTCAGGTATGCCAAAAGTACGGTTTTGATACCACAAACATCGTAAGCATGTTTTTGCCTAATACGTATGAGATATTTTGGACAACCAAAGTGGATAAGTTTTTGGGACGTATGCACGATGAGTATAACAAGTTTTGGACGCCCGAACGAATAGCTAAGGCCAAGACGTTAGGGTATTCTAAAGCAGAGGTATCGGTAATGGCTTCGATTGTTGACGCTGAAACCAACCGAACCGACGAAATGCCGCGCATTGCGGGTGTGTATCTCAACCGTATCAAACAAAGTATGCCTTTACAGGCTGACCCTACGGTGATTTTTGCGTGGCGTGATTTTAGCATTAAGCGGGTAACGAGTAAATATTCGGCCCTCAATTCTCCCTACAATACGTACCGCGTTTTGGGATTGCCACCAGGACCAATCAACATCCCAAGCACGGACGCCATCAACGCCGTTTTGAACGCCGAACAGCACGATTACTTGTATTTCTGCGTAAAAATCGACCCTGATGGTAAGTTGCTTGGCTACCACGACTTTGCGGTTACGTACGAAGATCACCTCAAAAACGCAAAGATTTACCAAGAAGCGCTTAATAAATTAAACATAAAATAACCGCTGCCCATGTTTGTCTATGAGTACAAAGGCGTCCGTGTTCGCTACGCCGATACCGACCAAATGGGATACGTGTATTACGGCAATTATGGCCGTTTTTATGAAATCGGTCGGGTGGAAGCCTTGCGTAGTTTGGGGATGTCGTACCGCGAGATGGAGGACAGTGGCATAATGATGCCCGTGTATGATAATTATTCGCGTTATCTTCAACCTGCGCGATACGATGACGAACTGAGCATCAAAGTGACGATTCCAGAATTACCAATGGCACGGATTGTCTTTGAGTACGAAATTAGGAACCAAGATGGTACTTTGTTGAATACGGGAAAAACGACACTTTTGTTTTTGAGCCGAACAACCAACCGCCCAACGCGTGCTCCCAAAGAAATGATTGAGCGACTTCAAGGTTTTTACGAACCTAAATAGCATTACAAAAAAGTCAAGCCTCCGAATTGTTTCAACTCGGAGGCTTGACTTTTTTAGTCTTTCTCAGCAATGGAAACCGACCAAGTACGTTCAAAAGTCTGGTTGCCTTCTAGGCAAATTATTCCTTCTTTTTGGGTCAAATCTTGCGTAGAATCAACACTGTCAGCAATTCCGCACCAAGGCTCAATACACACAAAGTCGGCGTCTTTGGCCGCCCAAATGCCCACATAAGGAAAACCACTAAAGCCAAATGTAAGTGAGTTTCTGCCTTTAACTGAGCTTAAAGTAACAGCAGTAGAGTTAAGGTGTTTAAATACCAGTGCATCTTCATAAAAAAGCGACTTGTTCAAAGCCAAGTTATTCGTTGTCGAAACCAACGTAGGCTGAGTTTCAATCAGTCCGTCAGAGGACAAAGGCCAACGCCATAATTCTTCTTCAGTATTAAAATTTAACGTATAGTCATTGTACGTTCTTTCTTTGTCAAAAGGTACATGAAAAGCAGGGTGGCCTCCCACTGAAAACCACAATTGATTTGCGGAAGGGTTATGAACCTGATACGTAACGTTTAATTGATTTTGCACAATTTCGTAGATAAGCCTCAATTCAAATTCAAACGGATAATTGGCCAAAGTGCTTTCATCTTGAGTAAGTAAAAAGGTGGCTTTATTATCAGTTTGCGCTTCGACTAAAAAGATTTTATCCCTAGCAAATCCATGCCTAGGTAGTTGATAGTCAATTTTCTGGTAACGATAGGTATTGCCCTTTAAGCTTCCAACAATGGGGAATAAAACAGGCGAATGTTTGGCCCAAACTGCTTGTGCATTCCAGAGATAGTCCGATTGCGAGGGTACATGAAATAGTTGTTGCAGTTCTGCTCCTTTGGGATGAATCTGAACTTGGAGATGGGTATTTTTAAGTTGTATCATTGCGCAGTTGAAGGTTTGTACAGATAAAATAATGAGGTTGAAAGTGAGCGATTTGTGAATCTGTTTGCAAAAATTGACAATAAGGCATAGAAAATCTGTGTTTGCTAGAAATAAAACTCAAAAAAGTTGGGAGAGAACTGTAAAATACATAATTTCAGACCCTTACTCATACTACAAAAACTCTATTTTAACTCTAGCCGTTTGATGGACTCACGTGCGCGATTTCAGTTGTCGTTACTTGGCGGTAAAACCGCCCTCCTAAAAATAGGCAAAGGAATGCGCATTCTTCTATTGTTGTTGGTAATTGCTGTTATCGTAACGGGTGTATTCTTCTCGCAAACACTGGGATTGTTTTTCTTTGGTTTAGGTTTTCTCAACTACATCTTGCTGTTAAGTTTTAGGGTAAGTAATAACTTTTTTCGTCGAACAAAAAAAAGCATAACAGCTTCGATGTTAGTGGAAGAGTGGCCGAAGTTTTCGATTCTAGTACCCCTAAAAAACGAAGACGAAGTAATACACGCGACGCTTCAAGCCATTGAAAATTTAGATTATCCCAGCGACCAAAAAGAGGTACTGATTGTTGTGGAAGATACTGATGTGGTTACCCAACGTAGCTTAGCTCAAATTGATTTGCCATTTTCATTTCGGGTTATCCACATACCTGAGCTTCCTCCTTTTACCAAAGGGCGGGCATTGTTGTACGCACTTAGCGAGGCTACGGGTACGTATATCACGGTGTATGATGCCGAAAGTAGGCCAGAGCCTAGTCAATTGAAAGTGGCGGCAACTGCTCTTTTACAGGCAAAAAATGAAACATGTTTTCAGTCGAAAATTCGTATTTCAAACGCAGGGACAAACTGGCTCACCCGAAACTTTGCGGGTGAATATTACGAGTGGTACGAGCGGCATTTGAGTGAGTTATCGGCGCAAGGTTTACCCTTTGGACTCGGTGGGAATTCGTTTTTTGTCTCCAAAAAAGTCCTTGAGGAGGCAGGCGCTTGGGATCCTTTCAACGTGACCGAAGATGCCGACCTGAGTGTGCGACTATCAGAGAACGGAGTTAAACTACAAATCCTCGATTCTGTCACGACCGAAACCTGTCCAGATACGCCCAAAGGTTGGATAAACCAGCGTACGCGTTGGAACAAAGGGCTGTTTATTACGCAATTAGTGCATTTGGGGCGAACGTTAATGAGTGATAGTTGGCGGGGAGAGGCATGGATAAGTTTTTGGTTGCCCATGATTTCGGCGGCATTGGTGCCTTTCTTTAATCTATATATTCCCATTTATATGACGTGGGGGAATCTTTCCCTTTGGAATGTCTATATCATGAGTGTGGCGCTTTGGGGATTATTTACGCTCAATCTAGTTTTCACCTGTGCCATAAATTACCTGACCTACCGACGCATGGGCATTGAAGTTTCGCCGCTGCGTATTTTAAAGGATTGGTTTTTGTACTTAATTCTTCATATAGCATCGGGGGTGAAGGCGTATGCTGAGTACTTCATTTCTCCCTTGTACTGGCACAAAACCGAACACCTTGAAGATGACAAACCAAGCCCGATACGCTCGGAAAAAGAAGTCTTCACAACGTATTGAATTTTACTCTATTACCAAATTAATAAATCCCCAAATGTCAAATGTCTATTTCTAAACAACGCCTTCTGTATATGCTTGTCTTGCTCTGTTGGGCAGCTGGTCAAGCGTGGTCTGCTCCCAACAAATCGCGCCGAAAGGTTTCATTAAAGGAACAAAACGGTACCTATACGCTCAAAGGAAACGAAGTCAAAGTTTCTAATAATGAGCCTTGGGCTTTGATTGCTCCCACTGCGGGCGGTACGATTGTACCCGAAACTTTCGGAGTCATTTCGGTCAAAAA contains:
- a CDS encoding glycosyltransferase, which encodes MDSRARFQLSLLGGKTALLKIGKGMRILLLLLVIAVIVTGVFFSQTLGLFFFGLGFLNYILLLSFRVSNNFFRRTKKSITASMLVEEWPKFSILVPLKNEDEVIHATLQAIENLDYPSDQKEVLIVVEDTDVVTQRSLAQIDLPFSFRVIHIPELPPFTKGRALLYALSEATGTYITVYDAESRPEPSQLKVAATALLQAKNETCFQSKIRISNAGTNWLTRNFAGEYYEWYERHLSELSAQGLPFGLGGNSFFVSKKVLEEAGAWDPFNVTEDADLSVRLSENGVKLQILDSVTTETCPDTPKGWINQRTRWNKGLFITQLVHLGRTLMSDSWRGEAWISFWLPMISAALVPFFNLYIPIYMTWGNLSLWNVYIMSVALWGLFTLNLVFTCAINYLTYRRMGIEVSPLRILKDWFLYLILHIASGVKAYAEYFISPLYWHKTEHLEDDKPSPIRSEKEVFTTY
- the mltG gene encoding endolytic transglycosylase MltG — encoded protein: MSRNFQIGLFVTVTVIITSFSFYFWQLAKTPNFQQGKDKDFALLIPAGATYETVLDSLKKNDVLNDQMSFRFLAKLLDLPKKVKPGRYVLTRKMGNLEAIQKLRNGSQDAVRLTFNNIRLKEDLVKRIGAKFAFGADTLGRLLNDPQVCQKYGFDTTNIVSMFLPNTYEIFWTTKVDKFLGRMHDEYNKFWTPERIAKAKTLGYSKAEVSVMASIVDAETNRTDEMPRIAGVYLNRIKQSMPLQADPTVIFAWRDFSIKRVTSKYSALNSPYNTYRVLGLPPGPINIPSTDAINAVLNAEQHDYLYFCVKIDPDGKLLGYHDFAVTYEDHLKNAKIYQEALNKLNIK
- a CDS encoding alpha/beta fold hydrolase — encoded protein: MYPTHHSRHSLLALLCWLLCSSVVALAQSKIVSGKLAVNDTRLYYEAAGKGETVVLIHGFALDNRQWDSQWSKLNKRYRVIRYDVRGFGQSARARDPHDPTDDLKALLDSLGITQTHLVGAGMGANIALHFAARYPQRVLKIVAANTELDGFEEYTPELSASLHKAVGIISQQGWHDEQQEFWLRSPFTRLYAAEDRAVIRLSEMTADYHGDHLINPRINPYFGPPHTLELLPLIQAQTLILTGSKEEETFHRMAKVMAERIPNSSTFVVKNSGHLSNLEKSTIFTSTLLHFLKNGIRQTP
- a CDS encoding DinB family protein; translation: MDAKEELLRIIDQFNLIYESEGAWHGPSVVEVLSDVSWEMAAEKIMPNTHCIAELLYHMTTWRIFVIKRLQGDGEYEVTKSRDWKTFPMFDEFEWEALQMELSLSQEELIAELEKREDDEFLEEIVPGREYDYYTMLHGILQHDLYHAGQISILKKALTYKGLGKQSRNDEDDYYRSGGITDFNDMY
- a CDS encoding aldose 1-epimerase family protein produces the protein MIQLKNTHLQVQIHPKGAELQQLFHVPSQSDYLWNAQAVWAKHSPVLFPIVGSLKGNTYRYQKIDYQLPRHGFARDKIFLVEAQTDNKATFLLTQDESTLANYPFEFELRLIYEIVQNQLNVTYQVHNPSANQLWFSVGGHPAFHVPFDKERTYNDYTLNFNTEEELWRWPLSSDGLIETQPTLVSTTNNLALNKSLFYEDALVFKHLNSTAVTLSSVKGRNSLTFGFSGFPYVGIWAAKDADFVCIEPWCGIADSVDSTQDLTQKEGIICLEGNQTFERTWSVSIAEKD
- a CDS encoding thioesterase family protein, producing MFVYEYKGVRVRYADTDQMGYVYYGNYGRFYEIGRVEALRSLGMSYREMEDSGIMMPVYDNYSRYLQPARYDDELSIKVTIPELPMARIVFEYEIRNQDGTLLNTGKTTLLFLSRTTNRPTRAPKEMIERLQGFYEPK